TTACTGTTTAACATATTGTCTTTACTTTGTTACGTTTAGTATGGCCATAGGCTTTAGCGTATTTCGTGTTGAATTTTTTCGGTGAACTGTTTTGAGGACGAATAGAAAGTAGCTCGTCTAGTGATATAGCAATTTTAAATAAGGTATTGGATATAAAAAAGGGAAGAACAAATTTATGTTCTTCCTTTTCTATATGTGAAAGGGCGGTATGCTTTGGGCGAAACGAAAAACATTGCATGGATCATAAGCTGTTTTTACTTTACGTAGTTTTTGAAAGTTCGATCCATAATAACTAGTTTGCCAATTTTTTATATCAATGTCGGGCCAATTGACGTAGTCTCCTAATGTATAAGGATCAAGACTTTCTCTTAAATCTTTCACCCATCGTATATTTCGTTGTTCTTCATTATCACATTTCCAAGATGTAATGTATTCTTGAGCAATGATGGCTTTTCGATGGAAATAAGCTGTTTCACTAGGAGCGATGTTTTCTACAGCACCGACAAGTGACTGATGCCAAATACTAGCTGCCGGATTTGGTGCGTGAGCGAGAAAGTGCCTTAAGATTTGAATTCCTTTAAGAGGAAGGGGCTTGTATATATAGGAACCGGAGCGTTTGAATTTCTCGGGCACATTACCACTGTTAAAAAATTGGACTGCTTCTATATAAGGAACTTCATCTATGAAAAGAGACGGGTTACCGGCGTCAAGAAGAGGGGAAAGTAGTTTATGGAGTTCAGATGGAGGGCCAATAAATTCACCTTGTGCTTCAATTTTGTTTTGCTCTTTGGAAAATAATTCAATGGATGAAGTGAGACGTTCATCGGTATATGGTGCCCAGTTTTGCCAAGCTTGAAATGCTGTAATAAAGTCGTCCCATTTCCATGTAAGTGAGAAAATTGAGACGTTTTTAATCGGATGAACGCGAAATGTTAATGAGGTAACAATTCCGAAATTCCCACCACCACCACCACAGGAAGCCCAGAATAGATGAGGATTTTCTGTTTCATTCGCACGAATAATTTTTGCGCCTGTCTTCCCAGTTGCTTGTACCATTTCTATTTCTATTAATTGGTCACACGTTAATCCAAATAAACGTGAAAGCATACCAATTCCACCACCAAGTGTTAATCCAATAATTCCAACACTCGCACTTGTACCAGCAGGTATTGTAACACCGTATTTCCAAAGTTCTTTGTAGACAGTACCAAGATTTGCGCCAGCTTGGATTTTTGCTGTTAAGCGATCTGTATTAACGGCAATTCGATTCATTTCACTTACATCAATAATAAGACCACTGTTTACAAGAGAGAAATTTTCATAACTATGACGACCACTTCTTAAACGAAATGGTACGTGATGCTCCCGTGCCCATTTTAAGGCGTTACACACATCGTTATTGTTTTGACAAAAAACAATAATACAAGGAAGTTTTGGAATACTTAAATTTAAGTTGATTCGAGCTATGTCATAGTCAGGATCTGAAGGAACGACGATACGACCAGTTAATTTTGTGTGTTTCAATATATATCTCCTTTCTGAAAAAGGGTAATTTTTTATTAGTATATGAAAGAGCTTGTTTAATGTGTTTAGACTAGAAAGGAAGAGGAATGAATTTTGTTTTAGTGTGAGATAAATAAAAGCATAAGAATAGAGAATCTACGTATAGTTCAATGAAAACAGTTGCAAACTCTTCATATTTTGTTATGATAGTGTTACGAAAACGTTTGCATAAATTTTATAGGGTGCAAAAGGAGAGAATTATTTATGAAGAAAACATGGTGGAAAGAAGCTGTCGCTTATCAAATTTATCCGCGTAGTTTTATGGATTCTAATGGTGATGGTATCGGTGATTTACAAGGAATTATTGCGAAACTGGATTATTTAAAGGATCTTGGTATAGATGTTATTTGGATTTGTCCAATGTACAAATCGCCTAATGATGATAATGGTTACGATATTAGCGATTATCAAGATATTATGGACGAATTTGGTACAATGGCTGATTTTGATGAGTTATTAGATGAAGTGCATAAGCGCGATATGAAGTTAATTATTGATTTAGTTATTAATCATACAAGTGATGAGCATCCATGGTTTATTGAATCACGTTCTTCTAAAGATAATCCGAAACGTGATTGGTACATTTGGCGCGATGCTAAAAATGGTGAAGAACCAAATAACTGGGAAAGTATTTTCAGTGGCTCTGCATGGGAATATGATGAAGTGACAGATCAATACTATTTACATTTATTCTCGCGTAAACAACCAGATTTAAATTGGGAGAATAAAGAAGTTCGTGAAGTACTATATGATACAGTTAATTGGTGGCTAGATAAAGGTATCGATGGCTTCCGTGTTGATGCAATTAGTCACATTAAGAAAGAAGATGGATTACAGGATATGCTGAATCCAGAAGGACTAAAGTATGTACCATCTTTTGATAAACATATGAATGTAGATGGTATTCAGCCACTATTGGAAGAGTTAAAAGAAAACACATTTGCTAAATACGATATTATGACTGTTGGAGAAGCGAATGGTGTGAAAATTGAAGATGCCGATCTTTGGGTTGGAGAAGAGAACGGTAAATTTAATATGGTATTTCAGTTTGAACATTTAAGCTTATGGGATGCAGAAAAGAAGAAAGAGCTTGATGTTGTTGAACTAAAAAAAGTGTTAACGAAGTGGCAAAAAGGATTGGAAAATAAGGGATGGAATGCATTATATATTGAGAATCATGATAAACCACGTATTGTTTCTACTTGGGGCGATGATAAACAATATTGGCGTGAAAGTGCAACAGCTCTAGGAGCAATGTATTTCTTTATGCATGGAACACCGTTTATTTATCAAGGGCAAGAAATTGGTATGACGAATGTCCAATTCCCGAATATTGAAGATTATGATGACGTAGCTATTAAAAATCTATATCGTCAGAAAATTGCAGAAGGCGTGTCGCATCAAGAAATGATGGAAATTATATGGGCATCTTGTCGTGATAATTCACGTACACCTATGCAGTGGAATGACGAGACTAATGCTGGCTTCACAACGGGAACACCGTGGTTTGGTATGAATCCAAATTACAAGGAAATTAATGTTGAAAAGCAGAAAAATGAAGCTGATTCTATTTTCAATTTCTATAAGAAGATGATTGCCCTGAAAAAAGAGTACGATGTATTTAATTATGGTACGTATGATTTAATTTTAGAAGATGATCCGCAAATTTACGCATATACACGTACATTGCAGGATGAAAAAATAATTGTAATTAGCAACATTTCGAACCAGGAAGCTGTATATAATGAGGATGTATTCGCATTAGAACGCAAACGTTTGCTTTTAAATAACTATGAAGTGTTAGAACATGAAAAACTTACTGGAATAACGCTGAAGCCTTATGAAACAAGGGTTTATCGTATTTCATAATAAAAAAGGATGCTCTCGTAGCATCTTTTTTTATGAAAAAATATAAATTTGTATTGCAATATGAAAACGCTTTTATTAAAATAGATTTATGAAAACGTTTGCGTTAGAAGGTATCGTTTTCATAAGAGAAAAAGCAATTATAATCTATATCATTAGGGATGTTATAAATACAGGGGAGGAAGAACAGATGAAAATTACGTCTTTTGATTTTTGGCAGAAGTTCGGAAAAGCATTATTAGTTGTTGTAGCTGTTATGCCAGCAGCTGGTTTAATGATTTCCATCGGTAAGCTCATCGGTATGTCTGCTGGGGATATTAACGCAGTTCATACAATCGCTAGAGTAATGGAAGACATCGGCTGGGCGATTATTACAAATCTACATATTTTATTTGCAGTAGCAATTGGGGGATCTTGGGCGAAAGACCGCGCAGGTGGTGCGTTTGCAGCACTATTAGCATTCGTCTTAACGAACCGAATCACAGGAGCTATATTTGGCGTAAACGCTCAAATGTTAGCGGATTCAAAAGCGGAAGTTTCTTCATTATTAGCAGGAGATTTACTTGTAAAAGATTATTTTACTTCTGTACTAGGTGCACCAGCACTAAACATGGGAGTTTTCGTAGGGATTATCACAGGTTTCTTAGGAGCTACTTTATATAACAAATACTACAATTATAATAAATTGCCACAAGCGTTGGCATTCTTTAACGGAAAACGATTTGTTCCATTCGTTGTAATTGTTTGGTCTACAGTCACTGCGATTGTATTATCACTTTTATGGCCATTTATCCAAAGCGGATTAAATGAATTTGGACGCTGGATTGCAGCTTCTAAAGACAGTGCACCAGTTGTTGCACCATTTGTATATGGAACATTAGAGCGTTTATTATTACCATTCGGATTACATCATATGTTAACGATTCCGATGAACTATACGGAACTTGGTGGAACATATACGATGTTAACTGGATCAAAAGTTGGTCAAATTGTTGCAGGACAAGATCCATTATGGCTTGCATGGATTACAGATTTAAATAACTTATTAGCAAATGGTGACACAAAAGCGTATAACGATTTATTAAACAATGTTGTACCAGCTCGTTTCAAAGCAGGACAAGTTATCGGTTCAACAGCAGCTTTAATTGGTATCGCATTCGCGATGTTCCGAAATGTTGATAAAGACAAACGTGCAAAATATAAACCAATGTTCTTATCAGCTGCATTAGCAGTATTTTTAACAGGTGTAACAGAACCAATTGAATTCATGTTCATGTTTATTGCACCAGTACTATATATTGTATATGCAATTACAACGGGGCTTGCATTCGCATTAGCGGATTTAATTGACTTACGTGTTCATGCATTTGGATTTATTGAATTAATTACACGTACACCAATGATGGTCAATGCGGGATTAATGAGAGACTTAATTAACTTTGTCATCGTTTCATTAGTATTCTTTGGTCTTAACTTTACACTATTTAATTTCTTAATTAAAAAATTCAATTTACCAACACCAGGTCGTGCAGGTAACTATATTGATAATGAAGATGAGTCATCAGAAGGAACAGGAAATGTACAAGATGGTTCATTAGCAACAAAGGTTATTGATTTATTAGGCGGGAAAGATAATATTGCTGACGTAGATGCTTGTATGACACGCTTACGTGTAACAGTAAAAGATTTAAATGTAGTTGCACCAGAAGCACAGTGGAAACAAAACGGTGCTTTAGGCCTTATTGTAAAGGATAAAGGTGTACAAGCTGTATATGGTCCAAAAGCGGACGTATTAAAATCAGACATTCAAGATATGTTAGGTGCGTAATAAAATGAAACTGCTAACTTTAAATTGTCACTCCTGGCAAGAAGAGAATCAAATCGAAAAAATAAAGTATCTTGCTAAGGTAATTCAAGAAGAAGATTATG
The DNA window shown above is from Bacillus clarus and carries:
- a CDS encoding FAD-binding oxidoreductase, producing MKHTKLTGRIVVPSDPDYDIARINLNLSIPKLPCIIVFCQNNNDVCNALKWAREHHVPFRLRSGRHSYENFSLVNSGLIIDVSEMNRIAVNTDRLTAKIQAGANLGTVYKELWKYGVTIPAGTSASVGIIGLTLGGGIGMLSRLFGLTCDQLIEIEMVQATGKTGAKIIRANETENPHLFWASCGGGGGNFGIVTSLTFRVHPIKNVSIFSLTWKWDDFITAFQAWQNWAPYTDERLTSSIELFSKEQNKIEAQGEFIGPPSELHKLLSPLLDAGNPSLFIDEVPYIEAVQFFNSGNVPEKFKRSGSYIYKPLPLKGIQILRHFLAHAPNPAASIWHQSLVGAVENIAPSETAYFHRKAIIAQEYITSWKCDNEEQRNIRWVKDLRESLDPYTLGDYVNWPDIDIKNWQTSYYGSNFQKLRKVKTAYDPCNVFRFAQSIPPFHI
- a CDS encoding PTS transporter subunit IIBC; this translates as MKITSFDFWQKFGKALLVVVAVMPAAGLMISIGKLIGMSAGDINAVHTIARVMEDIGWAIITNLHILFAVAIGGSWAKDRAGGAFAALLAFVLTNRITGAIFGVNAQMLADSKAEVSSLLAGDLLVKDYFTSVLGAPALNMGVFVGIITGFLGATLYNKYYNYNKLPQALAFFNGKRFVPFVVIVWSTVTAIVLSLLWPFIQSGLNEFGRWIAASKDSAPVVAPFVYGTLERLLLPFGLHHMLTIPMNYTELGGTYTMLTGSKVGQIVAGQDPLWLAWITDLNNLLANGDTKAYNDLLNNVVPARFKAGQVIGSTAALIGIAFAMFRNVDKDKRAKYKPMFLSAALAVFLTGVTEPIEFMFMFIAPVLYIVYAITTGLAFALADLIDLRVHAFGFIELITRTPMMVNAGLMRDLINFVIVSLVFFGLNFTLFNFLIKKFNLPTPGRAGNYIDNEDESSEGTGNVQDGSLATKVIDLLGGKDNIADVDACMTRLRVTVKDLNVVAPEAQWKQNGALGLIVKDKGVQAVYGPKADVLKSDIQDMLGA
- a CDS encoding glycoside hydrolase family 13 protein, which gives rise to MKKTWWKEAVAYQIYPRSFMDSNGDGIGDLQGIIAKLDYLKDLGIDVIWICPMYKSPNDDNGYDISDYQDIMDEFGTMADFDELLDEVHKRDMKLIIDLVINHTSDEHPWFIESRSSKDNPKRDWYIWRDAKNGEEPNNWESIFSGSAWEYDEVTDQYYLHLFSRKQPDLNWENKEVREVLYDTVNWWLDKGIDGFRVDAISHIKKEDGLQDMLNPEGLKYVPSFDKHMNVDGIQPLLEELKENTFAKYDIMTVGEANGVKIEDADLWVGEENGKFNMVFQFEHLSLWDAEKKKELDVVELKKVLTKWQKGLENKGWNALYIENHDKPRIVSTWGDDKQYWRESATALGAMYFFMHGTPFIYQGQEIGMTNVQFPNIEDYDDVAIKNLYRQKIAEGVSHQEMMEIIWASCRDNSRTPMQWNDETNAGFTTGTPWFGMNPNYKEINVEKQKNEADSIFNFYKKMIALKKEYDVFNYGTYDLILEDDPQIYAYTRTLQDEKIIVISNISNQEAVYNEDVFALERKRLLLNNYEVLEHEKLTGITLKPYETRVYRIS